The Daucus carota subsp. sativus chromosome 9, DH1 v3.0, whole genome shotgun sequence genome window below encodes:
- the LOC108203066 gene encoding cathepsin B-like protease 3, which produces MAKKTAPTNGIFLASLLLLGVISCFHLQVVASNSLARQESGILQESIVKSVNNNPKAGWKASMNDRFSNYTVSQFKHILGVKPTPPGELQSIPVKIHSEILKLPSEFDARTAWPKCSTIGNILDQGHCGSCWAFAAVESLSDRFCIQFDMNISLSVNDLLACCGFLCGDGCDGGYPIAAWRYFKRSGVVTEECDPYFDQTGCSHPGCEPAYPTPKCKRQCVDGNLLWKKSKHFSVSAYKVQSDPSNIMKEVYKNGPVEVSFTVYEDFAHYKSGVYKHLTGEEMGGHAVKLIGWGTSDEGEDYWLMANQWNRSWGDDGYFKIRRGTNECGIEEDVVAGLPSTKNVVQEMTNVGGAFLAAA; this is translated from the exons ATGGCAAAAAAAACGGCCCCAACAAATGGGATTTTCTTGGCATCTCTCCTGCTTCTTGGGGTTATCTCCTGCTTTCACCTACAG GTTGTTGCATCAAACTCTCTGGCACGGCAGGAATCTGGTATCCTTCAG GAATCAATTGTTAAATCAGTCAACAACAATCCAAAAGCTGGATGGAAAGCATCCATGAATGATCGATTTTCCAACTACACT GTTTCTCAATTTAAGCATATTCTCGGAGTCAAACCAACACCACCTGGGGAGCTACAGAGCATTCCTGTTAAGATCCATTCAGAAATACTGAAGCTACCTAGTGAATTTGACGCGAGGACTGCTTGGCCTAAATGTAGCACCATTGGAAATATTCTTG ATCAGGGACACTGTGGCTCTTGTTGGGCTTTTGCTGCTGTGGAGTCGCTCTCTGATCGATTTTGCATCCAATTTGACATG AATATATCTCTATCTGTTAATGACCTTCTAGCATGCTGTGGTTTTTTGTGTGGGGATGGTTGTGATGGTGGTTATCCTATCGCTGCATGGAGATACTTCAAGCGCTCTGGAGTTGTCACTGAAGAG TGTGACCCCTACTTTGATCAAACTGGATGCTCACACCCTGGCTGTGAACCTGCATATCCCACACCAAAGTGTAAGAGACAGTGTGTCGATGGGAATCTGCTCTGGAAAAAATCAAAACACTTCAGTGTTAGTGCCTATAAAGTCCAATCAGATCCCAGCAATATCATGAAAGAAGTTTATAAAAATGGACCTGTTGAAGTTTCATTTACTGTATACGAG GATTTTGCTCACTACAAGTCTGGAGTTTATAAGCACCTTACAGGTGAAGAAATGGGTGGCCATGCCGTCAAACTAATTGGATGGGGAACTAGTGATGAGGGAGAAGACTACTGG CTTATGGCAAATCAATGGAATAGAAGCTGGGGTgat GACGGATACTTCAAGATCAGAAGAGGAACTAATGAATGTGGCATCGAAGAGGATGTGGTAGCAGGTTTACCTTCAACCAAAAATGTTGTGCAAGAGATGACAAATGTTGGCGGTGCTTTTCTTGCTGCAGCTTAA